The segment CAGGAATCTGTGCGGACAAATCATCATCACCACGTGAACGCGCGCCTCCTCCCCCCCTCGCGCCACacgcgcagcagcagcagcagcagtagtctcCTGCCACTGTATAAAAGCCGTCAGTCACCGTCCAGGGAGCACGGAGGAAGCTCAAGCTCACAGGTGAGTGGAAGGAGCGCATCGAGACCTCGCGGCATTTTATTTAACACCACTCTATGTAGAAGCTTTCTGTCTAGATTGTCTTTTCTGTTTAATGCTCAGATAGAGGCTGTGTTTATTTACATCTGTTAAAACTTTGACTGAATTGTGCTTTCTATGAAACATTTTCTTGTAGTTAGATGGAGTTAAAAATCCATCTCTGCTGCATATACTTGCATCGTTGTTGATTGCTCACATTTCTCCTGCTTTAATCCACAGGTGTATCTGTCCAACAATCATGCAGGCTGTTGCTTTGATCCTTGCTTTGGCAGTCATCACAGGTAAGTGCACTACTGATAGAAGACTAACATTAACTATTTTTATCAAATCTGATGTCTAACCACTTCACATGTTCCCACAATAGGCTGCAATGCCCGTGCTGTGCGCCAGGCTGATGCCACCCCAAGCTGGGAGGACAGCGTAAACCGCTTCTGGCAGCATGTGGCTGACCTGAACGACAAAGTCGAGGGAGCTGTGAAAGACCTCAAGGCCTCTCAGCTCAGCAGGGAGCTAGAGTAAGTGAACTTCATCATCCTCTTGTCGACTTTTCAGTGAGCTTTACTTCCACGTCTTCTCTTTCCTAGTTTATACATTTGTCTCTGATTTCCAAATCTTGTCCTCCCTGGCCTCTCGGTATGCTTACATTTGCCCTCATGTCTGATCATCTTGTTTTCCTGCTTCCAGGACTCTGATCAATGACAGCATGGCAGAGCTGACAGCATACAGAGATGACATCCAGACCAAGCTGGCCCCCTACACTGATGCCTCCACCGGCCAGCTGTCTCAGGACCTGCAGCTCCTGGCCAACAGGCTCCAGAAGGACATGGTCGACGCCAAGGAGCGCAGCACCGAGTATCTGGGTGAGCTCAAGACCATGGTGGAGCAGAACAGCGACGACGTCCACGGCCGCATCACCACCTACACCAACAAGCTGAAGAAGCGCCTGAACAAGGACACAGAAGAGATCCGCAAGTAAGTTTTGCGGAGGCTTGTGCACTTTTAAATCTTTCTTGTCTTTGTTAATATGAACTCtaaatgtctttttcttctaCCCCCCTCACTTCAGCACTGTGGCCACCTACCTGGGTGAGCTCCAGTCCCGCACCACCCAGAACCTGGATGCTGTGAGGGGACAGGTTGAGCCCTACGTCCAGCAGGCCAGTGAAACCGCCAACCAGAAGCTGAGTGACATTTCAGCCCTGCTCATGACCCAGGCTGAGGGCTTGGGCCAGCAGCTGGAAGTTCAGGCTGAGAGCATCAAGACCCAGCTGGAGGCCACCGCCCAGGACCTGCGCACCTCCCTGGAAGGCAAGATCGACGAGCTGACACAGATGCTCTCCCCCTACGCCACTCAGTTCCGTGAGCAGATTGAGAACGTCATGGATAAGGTCAAGGAGACCACCACTTCTTAAAGACAGACTCTGATTTCTTATCACCCTGGCAAAGAGGGGGGAAGAGGGGGAGTTGAGAGTTACTGATGATATCTTCAGTGGGGTGCTTTTTTGTTAAGGATAAGAGGGTTGATGAGCTGAAGGAGGGAGGATGAGGTGTATCTTTTACAGAGCAGTCAGCAGCTAAACGTCTGTTTGGGTTCTTCTGCACAGTCACCCTCTCTTCTCTTATCAACTCCCttcatcactgaacacaggcaCCCCAGTCAATAACAGCCTTTAATACACAAACAGGAGACAATTATTTGTAATATGCTTCGCTTTTCTACTTTTAATCAACTGTTCTAGCTGCCCCACCCCCCCAAAACGTTTTGTATTGAATTTTCTACATTTTGTTTGGTTGTAAATATAACTGCTGAGCCTCACAGGCAGGGATCCAAGCCCATATCATCCCTAAATGCACCAAACACAAGTGTCTTTCATTTCAATAAATGCACTGAATAATGCTGACGATCAATCGATACATACAGTaacgtgtgtgttttttatttctaaaggtGAACCACTAAAATGCCCTTCTGTATTGTTTGCATTTCATGTTGTGCTTCGCAGAGAAGTGGAATGTAAAATGACTCCATGCATTTCTGACAAGTGTAATGCTGCCTGTCTGTTCTTCAGTCTCTCGTGAGTCACATGTCATATGCCCACCATGCTGCTCACTGTAAGTACACTGTCGGTGCGCTGAACAGTGCTGAGTGAATAAAAAACCTAGAAAAAGACGCTCTGCTTCCActgcttgtttttcctctgatcAAACATTAAAGAGTGATCTATTATTTAGGGTGAGGTTCAGTTACACTTACAAGTCTTCACAAAGCTAATGCTGGTCCAGTGGTGTATGTTTAGCCTCAAAAGCAGTTTGAATATGTCTAAAATAATCTCAAGAAGAATTGCAGTCTTAAAGGCACTACATGTGCTATTACTATAGCTTGAGCAGCCTATGAGTTATGAGTTAAATCAATACAGATTACATTTATCACTTGCTGGATATAATGTCAGGGGCTAGTTATATAAAGCATGTACCTGAAGCACTTACATACCTcctaatgcacacacacatgatcacAGAGGCCCGTGCCTTCTTTGCTTCATCCAGTCTTAACTTTTGTGACAGGAGCAATGAATCTAGCTCTCTGTACCTGTACTCCACCCAAAGTTTCGGTCTGCTCTCCCCATACAGACAACCCCCCCACAATTTCTCAGCCTGCTATTTCTAGCCCAGACTTGTAAAGATCTGTTCCCAGATTCCTTTCTCTTGATCCATGCAGGCTTTTAGGAACACGCTGTGCCCTTCATTGAATTCTCATTACGGGGACACTATCATTTCCACCTTTATCTCGGCTCAGATCACATTATAAGCCTTGCATCAGagcatttacaaacacacagatgtgctCAGACACGCCAATAAGATAGTCCTACGACCACAGATAGGGTTTTCAGACAGTGTGCCCACATGCACGTTTAAGTTTGCAAGCATGTGCATCCTGGTGGCCTCGAGGTTAAGATGCATATCATTAAACTGCAGTGTTAGTTTCTGGAAGGAGTTTGCTGTCTGTCTTCCAACTGTCAGCTATTGAATAAAggcaaagtgccaaaaaaggATATGTTTTCTGACAGGTCTTACAAccattaaaggaaaacttcacccacataatgagccttttttttttatatcagtaaggcccaatcccaatacccccccccccccccccccgtccaCTACCCcatagcccttggccctacctctagcccttgcccactaccttggggtagtgggcaagggcctcgaaatgaagcaacgatgggtaggggttgaaatcacgtatacgtaactattttaaacaggaagctgtgagccatctacatttccatcTACAATGGGGTCTCCAGGTGAGTCCATCCTACCGATTGcgtttgctgtattcatcataCTTTGTTTGATGAATGACAGACGGCGAAATGACATGTacaacaggggacttctgctagctagctaaccagctaacattacgagcgCTGGTGTGCTATCATAATGTAaaaaatccgacaattttgcagaacaggacagatgacagatgccagatagtgcgagctagctagctagctaacaagcaacctgacgacggtgaggttagctagctggctagttTTCTGTCAACTCCAATCCTGACTAGCAATAAAAAATTGGTATACCGTTctctacacaaatacacagttatTCGAAAACGTTTTCACAAAAGTTCCATGTTTATTTGCGAAATTATACGTACATGCATAaacttttttccctgtctcttgctcggtggtagccatggcgacgtctacccctcgctggcaagtcagcatctgtaatccctcgctccgaagaGCTAGTTTCATatccactacccctcgttatgccccctacctctagacgcaaaaaggaattgggacacccttACCCCTCGCAGGAATGCGCAaatctaggggtagggccaagggttagggctaaggggggtattgggacgggcccttaGTCATGGTGTGCTACTGTAAATACATACAGAAAACTTGAATTCAAAGTATGACAAACGGTTTATTACATAACATTATTAAGTACCAACAGTGaaactatataaaaacatctgtttacaaactctcacacagctcgtgCAGTCtaacccaagtctcatttatccagtcggatgctcagtgcttcccaaacacatgcattatcACTACAAAAACCCTTTCActggagtctggctgtgaagagagcATAAATAAGTTTCCCTTTCAGCCGAGTCTTAAGTAATAAGGTtggaaaattcatgtgtttgggaagtactgagaaAACAAGTGGATAAATGGGACTTGGACTTCTCCATGAATGCAAGGTTACACAGCATGACTAAGTGACACACAAATGGTCAtgttgtgtgtgaagcattcctTGAAGAAACAAATCTGTCCCCAATCGGAAACCTTCCCACACAATAGTGACTGCAAGGGATATAAATCCAAAAGAGATTTTAGGCCTGCTACACATCTGAACGtgcatgagaggaaaaagaTGGCTATGATTGTCCTAAACTCAGATCACTCACTtgtccaataaaaaaaaagttatgctTATGAGACCCAGCAGGATTTTTCCTTTGAAGTGCAGAGCAGAGGCCAGCAGAGGACACCATTTGTCCCTTGATCatatcctctcctctcctctgaccCCTCCACTTGAATCCATGCCGCACCAAGATGCAGCTGTGTTTTCGTTTTTGGGAGATAAAGTAAACTACATTCACCtcataaagaaacacaaaccttGTGAGTTTCAAAAGCAGAACACACATACTTTTCCAGAGATTTTAATCAAGGAGCTAGTGACAGTTTAAAAGTCTCTCTGAGGTGTGTAAAATTAAGATAGAAGTATGAAATAAGAATTCATGACAACTTGAGAATTAGTCTAATAAAACTGATACTTGCATGTCATGATAGTGAGTTTGAGCTGGGCTGTTACTGTGGCCTGAGGGTCTGCTACTGAACATCCATAGATTGAATCAGACTGGAGACCTTTGTTGGATATCAgccgtctctctctgtcctcacatTTCCTGTTAAACTACCTACTGTATGATATCAAAATTAAAGGCAAATGCCCCAAAATAATCTTATGTAACATGTATATGCTAAGTTAGTTGCACATTGGTCTCTGAAGTCAATCATTTATTAATATAAGCCTCTCTCCTTTACAAAACAACCTCATCGTGTCgcaagaaaacatgtttatccTTTCTATCTGTGTTAAAGGGCACTGCATGTAAAGTGAAAGAATGACTAACACCATGACTATGTGTTTGTGCCTTATGATATCATTCCTGTCAGGAACCTGTGTTTATATAGAAACAGACAAGTGAAACTCCTACATTAAACTGTCTGTTGTTGCAAGGAGCAGTCATGGATGGTAAAAACAGGAAAACCACAAGCATCCTGCCAGATCAGCACTTCTGCTCCGTCTGCTCCTATAGGGTGTCTGCACTCTGAGTACTGCCCAgcaactaataaaaaaaaaaaagtcccagcAAACTCGCAGGTGCTAGCTAGCCCATGACTGCAAGTAACCCTCCCAAAAACACCCCATGCAGAGATTTTACCTCCTATTACACCCCCCTCTCTTCTTTCCATCCTTTCCCTCCCCTTCAGAGCTGGCACACAAAATCAGTCACCACAGGAGCCCTCggccaaacacaaaaacagcctcTTTGTAAGCTTGTTATTGCAAATTGGGAGCACGCAAGACGTGCACTTTCACGCTGTGTGCCTCCTACAATTATTCAAGAGAAGCTCATATGCACGCAAGCACAAGCTCATACATAAACTCACTGGCCACTTCATGACAAAAGAGATGGAGATTTAGCCTTTCAGAGGTAATGTGTGGGTGTTGAAGCATGTGAAGGCTCGTTTAACTGTGGGCTATTCATCATAGCGTTAGCACCTTATAGGCCGAGTCATCAGCAGCAAATGGGCATTTGGCCCTTTGCAGCAGACCACTCGGTGTGAAAACAGATATGTTAAGCAGTGATGAAGCCTTCCGACCATCAGACACAGACTTCCTGGTGCTAACTCAGGTAACACTTGTAATGAGAGGTTACTGCAGTTCATCTGACTgtactgtttttctgttgcatgCTAACTTACAAGATGGACCATGGGGCATTGTCTGACCTGCTTCCCTTTAAAAAAGGGAAGGTCTGGATAAAAAAGAACTTTGAATGAGACAATGGGATTCTTAGAAGAACAGCAAAGGGACACAGTACAGCAACACAGGATAGCAGTCTGCTTCAGAGTGAAGACTATCACCTCTGCCCCATTAACATTCAATACATTCAATACATGCAATACATGCAATACATTCAA is part of the Epinephelus fuscoguttatus linkage group LG8, E.fuscoguttatus.final_Chr_v1 genome and harbors:
- the apoeb gene encoding apolipoprotein Eb is translated as MQAVALILALAVITGCNARAVRQADATPSWEDSVNRFWQHVADLNDKVEGAVKDLKASQLSRELETLINDSMAELTAYRDDIQTKLAPYTDASTGQLSQDLQLLANRLQKDMVDAKERSTEYLGELKTMVEQNSDDVHGRITTYTNKLKKRLNKDTEEIRNTVATYLGELQSRTTQNLDAVRGQVEPYVQQASETANQKLSDISALLMTQAEGLGQQLEVQAESIKTQLEATAQDLRTSLEGKIDELTQMLSPYATQFREQIENVMDKVKETTTS